In a genomic window of Streptomyces katrae:
- a CDS encoding acyl-CoA dehydrogenase family protein yields the protein MDFAFDTRTEELRGRLLAFMEEHVHPAEALAAEQRARLASPWDTPAVFGELKAEARRRGLWNLFFVDPHGSADAEYGAGLTNLQYAPLAEITGRSPHLAPMATNCAAPDTGNMELLAQFGSERQKKQWLEPLLAGEIRSAFAMTEPEVASSDATNIETRIERDGDQYVVTGRKWYISGAMNPDCKVFIVMGKTDPDGADPRRQQSMVLVPRDTPGVEVRRAMTVYGYADHDHGGHAEVVFDGVRVPAENLIGEEGAGFAIAQARLGPGRIHHCMRLIGMAERAVELMCRRAVGRTAFGKELAAQGVVQNWIADARVTIEQLRLLVLKTAWLMDTVGNRGAHTEIQAIKIATPRAVVGILDQAVQLHGAGGVSQDFPLAELWAAARTLRLADGPDEVHQRSLAHRELKRYR from the coding sequence ATGGACTTCGCATTCGACACCCGGACCGAGGAACTCCGCGGGCGGCTGCTCGCGTTCATGGAGGAGCACGTCCACCCGGCGGAAGCCCTCGCCGCCGAGCAGCGCGCGCGGCTGGCCTCGCCCTGGGACACCCCGGCGGTCTTCGGCGAACTGAAGGCCGAGGCGCGCCGCCGGGGGCTGTGGAACCTGTTCTTCGTGGACCCGCACGGCTCTGCGGACGCGGAGTACGGGGCCGGGCTGACCAACCTCCAGTACGCCCCGCTCGCCGAGATCACCGGCCGCAGTCCGCACCTGGCCCCGATGGCCACCAACTGCGCGGCCCCCGACACCGGCAACATGGAGCTGCTCGCCCAGTTCGGCAGCGAGCGGCAGAAGAAGCAGTGGCTGGAGCCCCTGCTCGCCGGGGAGATCCGCTCCGCCTTCGCGATGACCGAGCCCGAGGTGGCCTCCTCGGACGCGACGAACATCGAGACCCGGATCGAGCGGGACGGCGACCAGTACGTGGTCACCGGGCGCAAGTGGTACATCTCCGGGGCGATGAACCCGGACTGCAAGGTGTTCATCGTGATGGGCAAGACCGACCCGGACGGTGCGGATCCGCGCCGCCAGCAGTCGATGGTCCTGGTCCCGCGCGACACCCCCGGGGTGGAGGTGCGCCGGGCGATGACCGTGTACGGGTACGCGGACCACGACCACGGCGGGCACGCCGAGGTGGTCTTCGACGGGGTGCGGGTGCCGGCGGAGAACCTGATCGGCGAGGAGGGTGCCGGCTTCGCCATCGCCCAGGCCCGCCTCGGCCCGGGCCGGATCCACCACTGCATGCGGCTGATCGGCATGGCGGAGCGGGCCGTCGAGCTGATGTGCCGGCGTGCGGTGGGCCGTACGGCCTTCGGGAAGGAGCTGGCCGCGCAGGGCGTCGTGCAGAACTGGATCGCGGACGCCCGGGTCACCATCGAGCAGCTGCGGCTGCTGGTGCTCAAGACGGCCTGGCTGATGGACACGGTCGGCAACCGGGGCGCGCACACCGAGATCCAGGCCATCAAGATCGCCACCCCGCGGGCGGTGGTGGGGATCCTGGACCAGGCGGTGCAGCTGCACGGCGCGGGCGGGGTCAGCCAGGACTTCCCGCTGGCCGAGCTGTGGGCGGCGGCGCGGACGCTGCGGCTGGCGGACGGCCCGGACGAGGTCCACCAGCGCTCCCTGGCCCACCGTGAGCTGAAGCGCTACCGCTAG
- a CDS encoding MerR family transcriptional regulator, translated as MRIGELAARTGVGERSLRYYEQQGLLASDRTPGGHREFPERAVDRVIRIQELYAAGLHSSKIAQILPCMRDEDGGPSLRATPALVAELVTERDRIDRMIGDLVRSREVLDEVIATASGRVAPAS; from the coding sequence GTGCGGATCGGTGAACTGGCGGCGCGCACCGGGGTGGGCGAGCGCTCGCTGCGCTACTACGAGCAGCAGGGCCTCCTGGCCTCCGACCGCACGCCCGGCGGCCACCGCGAGTTCCCCGAGCGGGCCGTGGACAGGGTGATCCGCATCCAGGAGCTCTACGCGGCGGGGCTGCACAGCTCCAAGATCGCGCAGATCCTGCCCTGCATGCGGGACGAGGACGGCGGCCCGTCGCTCCGGGCCACCCCCGCCCTGGTGGCCGAACTGGTCACCGAACGGGACCGGATCGACCGGATGATCGGCGACCTCGTCCGCTCCCGCGAGGTACTGGACGAGGTCATCGCGACGGCCTCCGGCCGGGTTGCCCCGGCTTCCTAG
- a CDS encoding alkene reductase codes for MTQTRQAFAAGSLLFSPARLGPLALPNRLVMAPLTRNRAGADGVPGELMATHYAQRASAGLIIAEGTTPNAVGQTYPHIPGIHTPAQTAGWRRVTEAVHAAGGRMFLQLQHGGRIGHPDTSGHVPVAPSAVALPEPLQTATGLRAPVTPRAMTEEDIRTTVADFADAARDAVDAGFAGVEVHAANGMLLHQFLARNTNLRTDAWGGPVEGRIRFAVEVVRAVAEAVGPERVGVRISPGRDINGIEEGDTGEIYPALLAALEDLDPAYLHLLYADPDEPSFAEFRRAWPGTLIANPKLSRAEVDADAGLARGERLLAAGADLIALGRGFIANPDLVERLRTGGPLNGLRPEFLMHVHGAEGYNDYPALAPAALV; via the coding sequence ATGACGCAGACACGACAGGCCTTCGCCGCCGGATCCCTCCTCTTCTCCCCCGCCCGCCTGGGCCCCCTGGCCCTCCCCAACCGTCTGGTGATGGCCCCGCTGACCCGCAACCGCGCCGGGGCCGACGGGGTGCCCGGGGAGCTGATGGCCACCCACTACGCACAGCGCGCCTCGGCGGGCCTGATCATCGCCGAGGGCACCACGCCGAACGCCGTCGGCCAGACCTACCCGCACATCCCGGGCATCCACACCCCGGCGCAGACCGCCGGATGGCGGCGGGTCACCGAGGCCGTGCACGCCGCCGGCGGGCGGATGTTCCTCCAGCTCCAGCACGGCGGCCGGATCGGCCACCCCGACACCAGCGGGCACGTCCCGGTCGCCCCCTCCGCCGTGGCCCTCCCGGAGCCGCTGCAGACCGCCACCGGCCTCCGGGCTCCGGTCACCCCCCGCGCGATGACGGAGGAGGACATCCGGACGACCGTCGCCGACTTCGCGGACGCGGCCCGAGACGCGGTGGACGCCGGCTTCGCCGGGGTGGAGGTGCACGCTGCCAACGGCATGCTGCTCCACCAGTTCCTCGCCCGGAACACCAACCTGCGCACCGATGCCTGGGGCGGGCCGGTCGAGGGGCGGATCCGGTTCGCCGTCGAGGTGGTCCGGGCCGTCGCCGAGGCCGTCGGCCCGGAGCGGGTCGGCGTGCGCATCTCCCCCGGAAGGGACATCAACGGCATCGAGGAGGGCGACACCGGGGAGATCTACCCGGCGCTCCTCGCAGCCCTCGAGGACCTGGACCCGGCCTACCTGCACCTGCTGTACGCCGACCCGGACGAGCCCTCCTTCGCGGAGTTCCGCCGGGCCTGGCCGGGCACCCTGATCGCCAACCCGAAGCTCTCCCGCGCGGAGGTCGACGCCGACGCGGGCCTGGCGCGGGGCGAGCGGCTGCTGGCGGCGGGCGCCGACCTCATCGCCCTCGGGCGGGGCTTCATCGCCAACCCCGACCTCGTGGAACGGCTGCGCACGGGCGGCCCGCTCAACGGACTCCGCCCCGAGTTCCTGATGCACGTGCACGGCGCCGAGGGCTACAACGACTACCCGGCGCTCGCCCCCGCCGCCCTTGTCTAG
- a CDS encoding TetR/AcrR family transcriptional regulator, whose translation MAARNTAGPGDGDRDHDRDRETPVPQRLLAVATRLFAERGYDRTSVQEIVEAAGVTKGALYHYFGSKDDLLHEVYARMLRLQQQRLDAVAGSDAPVEERLRAAAADVVVTTIENLDDAMIFFRSMHQLSPEKYKQVRAERRRYHERFRALVEEGMASGVFATATPADLVVDYYFGSVHHLSTWYRADGPLTPHQVADHLADLLLRSLRP comes from the coding sequence ATGGCCGCCAGGAACACCGCCGGACCCGGGGACGGCGACCGCGACCACGATCGCGACCGCGAGACCCCGGTGCCGCAGCGGCTGCTGGCCGTCGCCACCAGGCTGTTCGCCGAGCGCGGCTACGACCGCACCTCCGTCCAGGAGATCGTCGAGGCGGCCGGGGTGACCAAGGGAGCGCTCTACCACTACTTCGGCTCCAAGGACGACCTGCTGCACGAGGTGTACGCGCGCATGCTGCGCCTCCAGCAGCAGCGGCTCGACGCGGTGGCCGGATCCGATGCCCCCGTCGAGGAGCGGCTGCGGGCCGCCGCGGCCGACGTCGTCGTCACCACGATCGAGAACCTCGACGACGCGATGATCTTCTTCCGGTCGATGCACCAGCTCAGCCCGGAGAAGTACAAGCAGGTCCGCGCCGAACGCCGGCGCTACCACGAGCGGTTCCGCGCCCTGGTCGAGGAGGGCATGGCCAGCGGGGTGTTCGCCACGGCCACCCCCGCCGACCTGGTGGTGGACTACTACTTCGGCTCGGTGCACCACCTCTCCACCTGGTACCGGGCCGACGGCCCGCTGACCCCGCACCAGGTGGCCGACCACCTCGCCGACCTGCTGCTCCGCTCCCTGCGCCCCTAG
- a CDS encoding AMP-binding protein — MTAAPADASAVAGGSPYAARPWLRQLSAAQLAPVAPPASVLDAFRAAVARAPERAALAYFDGRIGYAEADALSDSLAGYLAQRGVRRGDRVAVMLQNTPHFVLAVLAAWKAGAVVVPVNPMYKSAETRHVLGDSGAVALVCEGAAWEGYLAEAVRETGVRTVLTARARDFQTRDDPRVFPPPPQPSASPPAPAPAPDASAVSAPVAAAPASPAPAAAFPLPPQPSGPPPAPAPAAADRAAPEQAAPAPDVASAAPAPVDLLFVARQGHPGPADPGLREEDIALISYTSGTSGAPKGAMNPHGAITYNAVRQVSGHPIAEGAGYFVLAPLFHITGLVCELTACLVNAGTLVLAHRFDAGAVLDAFLEHRPAYTIGPATAFTALAAHPAATRAHFASFQVISSGGAPLPPALVERLRADFGFYLRNGYGLTECTAPCASVPAHREAPVDPAGGTLSVGVPGAQTLVRILDEHGAELPLGQTGEIAVRGPQVVPGYWGLPDETAAAFPDGELRTGDVGFMDADGWLYVVDRKKDMISASGFKVWPREVEDVLYTHPAVREAAVVGVPDAYRGESVIAYVSLRPGARAEPAELVAYCAERLAAYKYPRRVEILPVLPQTTSGKILRRELRERG; from the coding sequence ATGACGGCCGCCCCCGCGGATGCCTCCGCCGTCGCCGGCGGCTCCCCGTACGCCGCCCGGCCGTGGCTGCGGCAGCTCAGTGCCGCCCAGCTGGCGCCGGTCGCGCCGCCGGCCAGTGTGCTCGACGCCTTCCGGGCCGCCGTGGCGCGGGCGCCGGAGCGGGCCGCGCTGGCGTACTTCGACGGACGGATCGGGTACGCCGAGGCGGACGCCCTCTCCGACTCCCTGGCCGGGTACCTCGCGCAGCGGGGGGTCAGGCGGGGCGACCGGGTCGCGGTCATGCTGCAGAACACCCCGCACTTCGTGCTGGCCGTGCTGGCGGCGTGGAAGGCGGGGGCGGTGGTCGTCCCGGTCAACCCGATGTACAAGTCCGCCGAGACGCGGCACGTGCTGGGCGACTCCGGGGCGGTCGCGCTGGTCTGCGAGGGCGCGGCGTGGGAGGGGTACCTGGCGGAGGCCGTCCGGGAGACCGGGGTCCGGACCGTCCTGACGGCCCGCGCGCGGGACTTCCAGACCCGCGACGACCCCCGCGTCTTCCCACCCCCGCCGCAGCCCAGCGCCTCCCCGCCCGCCCCGGCCCCGGCGCCGGACGCTTCGGCCGTGTCGGCCCCGGTCGCGGCTGCCCCGGCCTCGCCCGCCCCGGCCGCGGCCTTCCCGCTCCCGCCGCAGCCCAGCGGCCCCCCGCCCGCCCCGGCCCCGGCCGCGGCCGACCGGGCCGCCCCTGAGCAGGCCGCCCCGGCGCCGGACGTCGCCTCCGCCGCGCCCGCCCCCGTCGACCTGCTGTTCGTGGCCCGGCAGGGGCACCCCGGGCCGGCGGATCCGGGGCTGCGGGAGGAGGACATTGCGCTCATCAGCTACACCTCCGGCACCTCCGGCGCTCCCAAGGGCGCCATGAACCCGCACGGGGCGATCACCTACAACGCCGTCCGCCAGGTCTCCGGGCACCCCATCGCCGAAGGGGCCGGGTACTTCGTGCTCGCGCCGCTGTTCCACATCACCGGGCTGGTCTGCGAGCTCACCGCCTGCCTCGTCAACGCCGGCACCCTCGTCCTCGCCCACCGCTTCGACGCCGGAGCCGTCCTCGACGCCTTCCTCGAGCACCGGCCCGCCTACACCATCGGGCCCGCCACCGCGTTCACCGCCCTGGCCGCGCACCCCGCCGCCACCCGCGCGCACTTCGCCTCCTTCCAGGTGATCTCCTCCGGCGGTGCCCCGCTCCCGCCCGCCCTCGTCGAACGCCTCCGCGCCGACTTCGGGTTCTACCTGCGCAACGGCTACGGCCTCACCGAGTGCACCGCCCCCTGCGCCTCCGTCCCCGCACACCGCGAGGCCCCCGTCGACCCCGCCGGCGGAACCCTCTCCGTCGGTGTCCCGGGCGCGCAGACCCTCGTACGGATCCTCGACGAGCACGGCGCAGAGCTCCCGCTCGGGCAGACCGGCGAGATCGCCGTCCGCGGGCCCCAGGTCGTGCCCGGCTACTGGGGGCTGCCCGACGAGACCGCCGCGGCCTTCCCGGACGGTGAACTGCGCACCGGGGACGTCGGGTTCATGGACGCCGACGGCTGGCTCTACGTCGTCGACCGCAAGAAGGACATGATCAGCGCCTCCGGGTTCAAGGTCTGGCCGCGCGAGGTCGAGGACGTGCTCTACACCCACCCCGCCGTCCGGGAGGCGGCCGTGGTCGGCGTTCCCGACGCCTACCGCGGGGAGAGCGTCATCGCCTACGTGAGCCTGCGTCCCGGCGCCCGTGCCGAGCCGGCCGAACTCGTCGCGTACTGCGCCGAGCGGCTCGCCGCCTACAAGTACCCGCGCCGGGTCGAGATCCTGCCTGTTCTTCCCCAGACCACCAGTGGCAAGATCCTCCGACGAGAACTGCGCGAGCGCGGCTGA
- a CDS encoding SDR family oxidoreductase, with protein MIPVNAYQDQRVVVTGAGGGIGAALARRFAAEGATVVVNDLDADRAAAVAAAIGARAIAVPGDASAVVEEAREALGGRVDVYCANAGVAAGGDAFAEEDVWETAWDTNVMAHVRAARALLPDWLERGEGRFVSTVSAAGLLTMIGAAPYSVTKHGALAFAEWLSLTYRHRGVRVHAICPQGVRTDMLTAAGSAGELVLEPTAIEPDAVADALFDGMEKGRFLILPHPEVAHYYAGRASDPERWLGAMNHLQRTWESS; from the coding sequence GTGATCCCCGTGAACGCGTACCAGGACCAGCGAGTCGTCGTCACCGGAGCGGGCGGCGGCATCGGCGCGGCCCTCGCCCGCCGCTTCGCCGCCGAGGGGGCCACCGTCGTCGTCAACGACCTCGACGCCGACCGGGCCGCGGCCGTGGCCGCCGCCATCGGCGCCCGCGCGATCGCGGTCCCCGGCGACGCCTCGGCGGTCGTGGAGGAGGCGCGCGAGGCCCTGGGCGGGCGGGTGGACGTGTACTGCGCCAACGCCGGAGTCGCCGCGGGCGGCGACGCCTTCGCGGAGGAGGACGTCTGGGAGACGGCCTGGGACACCAACGTCATGGCCCACGTGCGCGCCGCCCGTGCCCTGCTGCCCGACTGGCTGGAGCGGGGCGAAGGGCGGTTCGTGTCCACCGTCTCGGCCGCCGGACTGCTCACGATGATCGGGGCCGCCCCGTACAGTGTCACCAAGCACGGTGCCCTCGCCTTCGCGGAATGGCTCTCGCTGACCTACCGCCACCGGGGCGTGCGGGTCCACGCCATCTGCCCGCAGGGCGTGCGCACCGACATGCTGACCGCCGCGGGTTCGGCGGGCGAACTCGTCCTGGAGCCGACCGCGATCGAGCCGGACGCGGTCGCGGACGCGTTGTTCGACGGCATGGAGAAGGGCCGGTTCTTGATCCTCCCGCACCCCGAGGTGGCGCACTACTACGCCGGGCGCGCGAGCGACCCCGAGCGGTGGCTGGGCGCGATGAACCACCTCCAGCGGACATGGGAATCCTCATGA
- a CDS encoding exo-beta-N-acetylmuramidase NamZ domain-containing protein: MTLSRRGLLGLAGAAGATGAVGAGRPAGPPPHGRVRTGFERLAADGYAELAGQRVGVVTNPTGITADARHLVDVMHADARAGLVAVFGPEHGFRGTAQAGGSEGAGRDPATGLPVYDTYGRSGKQLADLFTAAGIDTLVFDVQDVGARFYTYIWTLYDCMRAAALAGKAVVVLDRPNPVGGLRAAGPVLLRPYASFVGREPIALAHGMTVAELALLFNGEFLGSAGPRLRTVPMEGWRRGSFFGETGLPWVPPSPNVPTPDTALAYAGTCLLEGTTLSEGRGTTTPFELAGAEGVDRRWAEAANALGLAGVWFREAWFTPSFSKHAGKLCGGLRLIVHDREAFDPVRAGIGLLVTARRVWDGFGWRADHWIDRLTGSDRVRTLVDAGAGVEEVAGDWAAGLARFAAVREEYLLYP; encoded by the coding sequence ATGACACTCTCGCGACGCGGGCTGCTGGGACTGGCGGGGGCCGCAGGGGCCACGGGTGCGGTCGGAGCTGGACGGCCGGCCGGGCCCCCGCCGCACGGCCGGGTGCGCACCGGCTTCGAGCGGCTGGCGGCCGACGGGTACGCCGAGCTCGCCGGGCAGCGGGTCGGGGTGGTCACCAACCCCACCGGGATCACCGCCGACGCCCGCCACCTGGTCGACGTGATGCACGCCGACGCACGGGCCGGCCTGGTCGCGGTGTTCGGGCCGGAGCACGGCTTCCGGGGGACCGCGCAGGCGGGCGGCTCGGAGGGGGCCGGGCGGGATCCGGCGACGGGGCTGCCCGTGTACGACACGTACGGCAGGAGCGGGAAACAGCTCGCGGACCTCTTCACCGCGGCGGGCATCGACACGCTCGTCTTCGACGTCCAGGACGTCGGCGCCCGCTTCTACACCTACATCTGGACCCTCTACGACTGCATGCGCGCGGCCGCGCTGGCCGGCAAGGCGGTCGTGGTCCTGGACCGGCCCAACCCGGTGGGCGGACTCCGGGCCGCCGGGCCCGTGCTGCTGCGGCCGTACGCGAGCTTCGTGGGCCGGGAGCCGATCGCGCTCGCGCACGGGATGACGGTGGCGGAGCTGGCCCTGCTGTTCAACGGCGAGTTCCTGGGGAGCGCCGGGCCGCGGCTGAGGACCGTGCCGATGGAGGGGTGGCGGCGGGGCTCCTTCTTCGGGGAGACGGGGCTGCCGTGGGTGCCGCCGAGCCCCAACGTGCCCACCCCCGACACGGCGCTCGCCTACGCCGGTACCTGCCTGCTGGAGGGCACCACCCTGTCGGAGGGCCGGGGCACGACCACCCCCTTCGAGCTGGCCGGCGCGGAGGGCGTCGACCGGCGGTGGGCGGAGGCGGCGAACGCGCTGGGGCTGGCGGGGGTGTGGTTCCGGGAGGCCTGGTTCACCCCGTCCTTCTCCAAGCACGCCGGAAAGCTGTGCGGTGGGCTCCGGCTGATCGTGCACGACCGGGAGGCGTTCGACCCGGTGCGGGCGGGCATCGGGCTGCTGGTCACGGCACGGCGGGTGTGGGACGGGTTCGGCTGGCGGGCGGACCACTGGATCGACCGGCTGACCGGCTCGGACCGGGTGCGCACGCTGGTGGACGCGGGGGCGGGGGTCGAGGAGGTCGCGGGCGACTGGGCGGCGGGGCTGGCCCGGTTCGCGGCGGTCCGGGAGGAGTACCTGCTGTACCCGTGA
- a CDS encoding serine-threonine protein kinase, with product MADGGAGIGVGPYQELTFDAQGDVDPATRAAVARMEATDLLVFAHGWNSDRSTATRLFDRFFAPFPALVGSGVRLGYVGVVWPSMRFSDEPIPDFDPHGTLAEAGGGTGAGGGAGALGDPALDAATRTALGGFWPGREAELDRVAALLAERPESQAAFAEFGALVRELVGAGPAGTAGAAAVAAPGVPGVPDVFALDPVTVCRALTAALAEAAGAAGPGGAPGTAGVAGAAASTGPGFAPGDGLRALWGGAKELLRQATYYEMKKRAGVVGEHGLGPVLTDLAGRRPALRFHLVGHSFGARVVSFSLRAVPQGARHVKSLTLLQGAFSHYAFSDRLPHDPDRGGVLHGLQVRVDGPVVACHSPHDSALGVFYPLASRMARDSAGLLGFDERWGAIGHDGVQAVPGALRLTLERALAGGLPGAGCVSVDAGSVVRRGGPPSGAHSDICHEELARIVVGAGRMGR from the coding sequence ATGGCGGACGGCGGAGCGGGGATCGGGGTCGGGCCGTACCAGGAGCTGACCTTCGACGCGCAGGGGGACGTGGACCCGGCGACGCGGGCGGCGGTGGCCCGGATGGAGGCGACGGACCTGCTGGTCTTCGCCCATGGGTGGAACAGCGACCGTTCTACGGCGACGCGGTTGTTCGACCGCTTCTTCGCGCCATTCCCGGCGTTGGTGGGGTCGGGGGTGCGGCTGGGGTACGTGGGGGTGGTGTGGCCGTCGATGCGGTTCTCCGACGAGCCGATCCCGGACTTCGATCCGCACGGCACGCTCGCGGAGGCGGGCGGTGGTACGGGTGCCGGCGGTGGGGCGGGGGCGTTGGGCGACCCCGCTCTGGACGCGGCCACGCGGACGGCGCTGGGCGGGTTCTGGCCCGGCCGGGAGGCGGAGCTGGACCGGGTCGCGGCGCTGCTGGCGGAACGGCCCGAGTCGCAGGCGGCGTTCGCGGAGTTCGGGGCGCTGGTGCGGGAGCTCGTGGGGGCCGGGCCGGCGGGGACGGCCGGGGCGGCGGCGGTCGCGGCTCCGGGGGTGCCCGGGGTGCCGGACGTGTTCGCGCTGGACCCGGTGACGGTGTGCCGGGCCCTGACCGCCGCCCTGGCGGAGGCGGCCGGCGCGGCCGGTCCGGGCGGGGCGCCGGGTACGGCGGGCGTGGCGGGGGCCGCGGCTTCGACGGGGCCGGGCTTCGCGCCGGGCGACGGGCTGCGCGCCCTGTGGGGCGGGGCCAAGGAGCTGCTGCGGCAGGCCACGTACTACGAGATGAAGAAGCGGGCCGGGGTGGTCGGCGAGCACGGGCTCGGGCCCGTGCTGACGGACCTCGCGGGGCGGCGGCCCGCCCTGCGCTTCCACCTCGTCGGCCACAGCTTCGGGGCGCGGGTGGTGTCGTTCTCGCTGCGCGCCGTACCGCAGGGGGCCCGCCACGTGAAGTCGCTGACGCTCCTCCAGGGGGCCTTCTCCCACTACGCGTTCAGCGACCGGCTCCCCCACGACCCGGACCGCGGCGGGGTCCTGCACGGGCTCCAGGTCCGGGTGGACGGACCGGTGGTGGCCTGCCATTCCCCGCACGACTCGGCCCTCGGGGTGTTCTACCCGCTCGCGTCCCGGATGGCGAGGGATTCGGCCGGTCTGCTCGGCTTCGACGAGCGGTGGGGCGCGATCGGGCACGACGGGGTGCAGGCGGTGCCGGGCGCCCTGCGGCTGACCCTGGAAAGGGCTCTGGCCGGGGGGCTTCCGGGGGCCGGGTGCGTCAGTGTGGACGCGGGCTCCGTGGTGCGCCGGGGCGGTCCTCCGTCGGGGGCGCACAGCGACATCTGCCACGAGGAGCTGGCCCGGATCGTGGTCGGCGCGGGGCGCATGGGGCGCTGA
- a CDS encoding 3-keto-5-aminohexanoate cleavage protein, which translates to MRRGRAAGVPARAAPAVGQGRGPALQVALNGSRGAGDGGAVPLSPADLAESALAAVAAGAGEVLVHPRTPCGRESLSPRVVGPVLAELRGAGVRVPLAVPARVAAEPDPAGRLERVRSWTVLPDRAVVPFAEAGAEPLGRALLERGVAVDAVVPLGGGAGPEPLARFLAWSPPGFGRVRLVVELAEPDPALVAGMRWLPPVPVVLYGREGAAWPVLRLAARCGAGARIGVGEVLSLPDGRPARSNAELVAAALLLWGGATTTAGSR; encoded by the coding sequence ATGCGGCGGGGGCGGGCGGCGGGTGTACCGGCCCGGGCGGCCCCGGCGGTGGGGCAGGGCAGGGGGCCTGCGCTCCAGGTCGCGCTGAACGGGTCGCGGGGGGCCGGTGACGGGGGCGCGGTGCCGCTGTCCCCGGCGGATCTGGCGGAGTCGGCGCTGGCGGCGGTCGCGGCCGGGGCCGGTGAGGTGCTGGTGCATCCCAGGACCCCCTGCGGGCGGGAGAGCCTCTCGCCCCGGGTGGTCGGGCCGGTGCTGGCGGAGTTGCGCGGCGCGGGGGTCCGCGTACCCCTGGCGGTGCCGGCGAGAGTGGCGGCCGAGCCGGATCCGGCCGGGCGGCTGGAGCGGGTGCGGTCCTGGACGGTGCTGCCCGACCGGGCGGTGGTGCCCTTCGCCGAGGCGGGGGCCGAGCCGTTGGGGCGGGCCCTGCTGGAGCGCGGGGTGGCGGTGGACGCCGTGGTCCCGCTGGGCGGCGGGGCCGGGCCGGAGCCGTTGGCCCGGTTCCTGGCCTGGAGCCCGCCGGGGTTCGGGCGGGTCCGGCTGGTGGTGGAGCTGGCGGAGCCCGACCCGGCGCTGGTGGCCGGGATGCGCTGGCTGCCCCCGGTGCCGGTCGTGCTGTACGGGCGCGAGGGCGCGGCCTGGCCCGTGCTGCGGCTGGCGGCGCGGTGCGGTGCGGGCGCGCGGATCGGCGTCGGGGAGGTGCTGTCGCTGCCCGACGGACGGCCGGCCCGTTCCAACGCCGAACTGGTCGCGGCCGCCCTGCTGTTGTGGGGCGGGGCTACGACGACAGCCGGGAGCCGCTGA
- the soxR gene encoding redox-sensitive transcriptional activator SoxR codes for MPQIHENVHELTVGQLSARSGAAVSALHFYETKGLISSRRTSGNQRRYTRETLRRVAFVRAAQRVGIPLANIREALAELPEERTPTREDWARLSEAWRAELDQRISQLSRLRDHLSDCIGCGCLSLKNCALSNPDDVFGAELSGSRLSS; via the coding sequence GTGCCGCAGATTCACGAGAACGTCCACGAACTCACCGTCGGGCAGCTGTCCGCACGCAGCGGAGCAGCCGTCTCCGCCCTGCACTTCTACGAGACCAAGGGCCTGATCAGCAGCCGCCGGACCTCCGGCAACCAGCGGCGCTACACCCGGGAGACGCTGCGCCGCGTCGCCTTCGTGCGCGCCGCCCAGCGCGTGGGCATCCCGCTGGCCAACATCCGCGAAGCGCTGGCGGAGCTGCCCGAGGAACGCACCCCCACCCGGGAGGACTGGGCGCGGCTGTCCGAGGCCTGGCGGGCCGAACTCGACCAGCGGATCAGTCAGCTCAGCCGGCTGCGCGACCACTTGTCGGACTGCATCGGCTGCGGCTGCCTCTCGCTGAAGAACTGCGCGCTGTCCAACCCCGACGACGTCTTCGGCGCCGAGCTCAGCGGCTCCCGGCTGTCGTCGTAG
- a CDS encoding MaoC family dehydratase, which translates to MTEPRIFTSAEELHAAIGEPLGPSGWLEVDQKRIDLFADATGDHQWIHVDPERAAAGPFGSTIAHGYLTLSLLPSLVPQVMRVEGMRMGINYGLGKVRFPATVPVGSRLRATAVITEVTEAGGGVQVAATVTVEREGGEKPVCVAESLSRYYF; encoded by the coding sequence ATGACCGAACCGAGGATCTTCACCTCCGCCGAGGAGTTGCACGCCGCGATCGGCGAGCCGCTCGGCCCGAGCGGCTGGCTGGAGGTGGACCAGAAGCGGATCGACCTCTTCGCGGACGCGACCGGCGACCACCAGTGGATCCACGTGGACCCGGAGCGGGCCGCCGCCGGACCCTTCGGCTCCACCATCGCGCACGGCTACCTGACGCTGTCCCTGCTGCCGAGCCTGGTGCCGCAGGTCATGCGGGTCGAGGGCATGCGGATGGGCATCAACTACGGCCTGGGCAAGGTCCGTTTCCCCGCGACGGTGCCGGTCGGCTCCCGGCTGCGCGCCACGGCCGTGATCACGGAGGTCACGGAGGCGGGCGGCGGCGTGCAGGTCGCGGCGACGGTGACGGTCGAGCGCGAGGGCGGCGAGAAGCCGGTGTGCGTGGCGGAGTCGCTGTCCCGCTATTACTTCTGA